The following proteins are encoded in a genomic region of Pseudodesulfovibrio mercurii:
- a CDS encoding cytochrome C oxidase subunit IV family protein — translation MNEHEQTKRHGPGYGLFIAVWAALMVLTAVTVEVSTIHLGFLNVVAAMAIASVKASLVVFFFMHLKYENRTLKIMVLVAFVILAIFIGFTFFDTANR, via the coding sequence ATGAACGAACACGAGCAGACGAAACGCCACGGGCCGGGCTACGGCCTGTTCATCGCGGTCTGGGCCGCGCTCATGGTCCTGACGGCCGTCACCGTGGAGGTCTCGACCATCCACCTGGGCTTCCTGAACGTGGTCGCGGCCATGGCCATCGCCTCGGTCAAGGCGTCCCTGGTGGTCTTTTTCTTCATGCACCTCAAGTATGAGAACCGGACCCTCAAGATCATGGTTCTGGTGGCCTTCGTCATCCTGGCCATCTTCATCGGATTCACCTTTTTCGACACGGCGAACAGGTAG
- a CDS encoding TadE family protein, with product MMRLNKTRRKTRHGLAAVEMAMLLPVFLLLLMGIMDAARLFWTQGVVRDAAFEGARMAVLNEPTLDQIKTVIQRELTAGGVSQESSVEVGAREPSQPVDVTVSVPFEFLVIDNLIPSLRDRCSQVAATAVMTHER from the coding sequence ATGATGAGACTAAACAAGACGCGCAGGAAGACGCGGCACGGGCTGGCCGCCGTGGAGATGGCCATGCTTCTGCCGGTTTTTCTGTTGCTGTTGATGGGGATAATGGATGCGGCCCGGCTCTTCTGGACCCAGGGCGTGGTCCGCGACGCCGCCTTCGAAGGCGCGCGCATGGCCGTGCTCAACGAGCCGACCCTCGACCAGATCAAGACCGTGATCCAGCGAGAACTGACCGCGGGCGGCGTCAGCCAGGAGTCCTCTGTGGAAGTGGGCGCGCGCGAACCGTCCCAGCCCGTGGACGTGACCGTGTCCGTGCCCTTCGAGTTCCTGGTCATCGACAACCTGATCCCGTCCTTGAGAGACCGGTGCAGCCAGGTCGCGGCCACAGCCGTGATGACGCACGAGAGGTAA
- a CDS encoding UbiA family prenyltransferase encodes MIADRLASMAALIRPKVSLAVAAGSLFGALYHGHLHGGVQMGAAFTAAAGAFLLCGGCSALNQVQERGRDARMARTRERPLASGRMTPGRGALRAGLFGGAGLLLFFLAGGWPVLLAGLAVVAVYNGLYTPLKTVSPTALLAGGVAGAAPPLTGWLAAGGPVLDPHILGVTAIFYLWQVPHFWLLAEKHRADYIRAGFAVLGPGLDPKLRAGLMGVWVAAYFTALGCFAGLAGPASLRAFVPPVLLLAGAAAAWLAASDHPRPALAAMHCSLPLGLATLLLATT; translated from the coding sequence ATGATCGCGGACCGGCTCGCGTCCATGGCGGCCCTGATCCGGCCCAAGGTCAGCCTGGCCGTGGCGGCCGGGAGCCTGTTCGGCGCGCTCTACCACGGCCATCTCCACGGCGGCGTGCAGATGGGTGCTGCCTTCACTGCGGCGGCCGGGGCCTTCCTGCTCTGCGGCGGGTGCTCGGCCCTGAACCAGGTCCAGGAGCGCGGGCGCGACGCGCGCATGGCCCGCACCCGGGAGCGACCCCTGGCCTCGGGGCGCATGACGCCGGGACGGGGGGCGCTCCGGGCCGGGCTGTTCGGCGGGGCCGGGCTGCTGCTCTTTTTTCTGGCCGGGGGGTGGCCCGTGCTGCTCGCCGGGCTCGCGGTGGTCGCGGTCTACAACGGGCTGTACACCCCGCTGAAGACGGTCTCGCCCACGGCCCTGCTGGCCGGAGGCGTGGCCGGGGCCGCGCCTCCCCTGACCGGCTGGCTGGCCGCCGGGGGGCCCGTGCTCGACCCGCACATTCTGGGGGTCACGGCCATCTTCTATCTCTGGCAGGTGCCGCATTTCTGGCTGCTGGCCGAGAAGCACCGCGCGGACTACATTCGGGCCGGGTTCGCCGTGCTCGGGCCGGGCCTGGACCCGAAGCTCCGGGCCGGGCTCATGGGCGTCTGGGTAGCGGCCTATTTCACGGCGCTCGGCTGCTTCGCGGGGCTGGCCGGACCGGCCTCCCTGCGGGCCTTCGTCCCGCCAGTCCTGCTCCTGGCCGGGGCGGCCGCCGCCTGGCTGGCCGCGTCGGACCACCCGCGCCCCGCCCTGGCGGCCATGCATTGCTCCCTGCCCCTGGGGCTCGCCACGCTCCTCCTCGCCACCACCTGA
- the coxB gene encoding cytochrome c oxidase subunit II yields MYPQIFSAARQVDQAFLIILGFAVFILVAVTATMLWFLWRYNWRRNPVPTDIKGSVGLEILWTVLPTLIVLGLFWTGWTSFKAMRTIPEGAMTVAVEGRMWSWRFTYGNGKTSGELVIPVDTPVKLTLTTRDVIHSFYVPAMRVKWDLVPGMDTDAWIQSDTVGDYDIFCAEYCGLKHADMITILRVVDKAEFETWLNGRDEPEEEELGLSLLEEYGCFECHSQDLSAENAPSLLDLGGRRETVILRDGTEKTITPDAAYIRQSVRDPGAALVKGWDDGMPPYGDELSDAQLDIMAAYLLKGGKAEDKGAALADELGCLGCHTATGEDDVGPTFLGLYGAERKGRTADGKPYALKADDDYIRRAITDPSANVPDGFDDGMPAFDDLDAASVDQLLGYIRSLGKEGDQ; encoded by the coding sequence ATGTATCCGCAGATATTCAGCGCGGCCAGACAGGTGGACCAGGCCTTCCTGATCATTCTCGGGTTCGCCGTGTTCATCCTGGTGGCCGTGACCGCGACCATGCTCTGGTTCCTGTGGCGCTACAACTGGCGGCGCAATCCGGTACCCACGGACATCAAGGGGTCCGTGGGCCTGGAGATTCTCTGGACCGTCCTGCCCACCCTGATCGTGCTCGGCCTGTTCTGGACCGGCTGGACCTCGTTCAAGGCCATGCGGACCATCCCGGAAGGGGCCATGACCGTGGCCGTGGAGGGGCGCATGTGGTCCTGGCGGTTCACCTACGGAAACGGCAAGACCTCCGGGGAGCTGGTCATCCCGGTGGACACCCCGGTCAAGCTGACCCTGACCACCCGCGACGTGATCCACTCCTTCTACGTCCCGGCCATGCGCGTGAAGTGGGACCTGGTGCCGGGCATGGACACCGACGCCTGGATTCAGTCCGACACCGTGGGCGACTACGACATCTTCTGCGCAGAGTACTGCGGGCTCAAGCACGCGGACATGATCACCATCCTGCGGGTGGTGGACAAGGCGGAGTTCGAGACCTGGCTGAACGGCCGGGACGAGCCCGAGGAGGAGGAACTGGGCCTCTCCCTGCTTGAGGAGTACGGCTGCTTCGAGTGCCATTCCCAGGACCTCTCCGCCGAGAACGCCCCGAGCCTGCTCGACCTGGGCGGCAGGCGGGAGACCGTGATCCTGCGCGACGGCACGGAAAAGACGATCACGCCCGACGCCGCGTACATCCGTCAGTCCGTGCGCGACCCCGGCGCGGCCCTGGTCAAGGGGTGGGACGACGGCATGCCGCCCTATGGGGACGAGCTGTCCGACGCACAGCTGGACATCATGGCCGCCTACCTGCTCAAGGGCGGCAAGGCCGAGGACAAGGGCGCGGCCCTGGCCGACGAACTCGGCTGCCTGGGCTGCCATACGGCCACGGGCGAGGACGACGTGGGCCCGACCTTCCTCGGCCTGTACGGGGCCGAGCGCAAGGGCAGGACCGCCGACGGCAAGCCCTACGCCCTCAAGGCGGACGACGACTACATCCGCCGGGCCATCACCGATCCCTCGGCCAACGTGCCCGACGGGTTCGACGACGGCATGCCCGCCTTCGACGACCTGGACGCCGCGTCCGTGGACCAGCTCCTCGGCTATATCAGATCCCTGGGCAAGGAGGGCGACCAATGA
- a CDS encoding cytochrome c oxidase subunit 3 family protein, translated as MTAHRDDLGAKMGMWIFLFTEILLFGGLFVLYSVTLGRYPTEFHEASRLLDVTLGTTNTVVLITSSLFAALSVVGLRKGSPRTAKACMAVTLALACCFLVIKYFEWSHKIHAGIYPGGETLIQWEPGKQAFFSLYYTMTGLHGLHVIIGMGVFLWVWTRMAAGACTPDHFVALENAGLYWHLVDLIWIYLFPLYYLIT; from the coding sequence ATGACGGCGCATAGGGACGACCTCGGGGCCAAGATGGGCATGTGGATCTTCCTGTTCACGGAGATCCTGCTCTTCGGCGGCCTGTTCGTGCTCTATTCGGTGACGCTCGGCCGCTACCCCACGGAGTTCCACGAGGCGAGCAGGCTGCTGGACGTGACCCTGGGGACCACCAACACCGTGGTCCTGATCACCTCGAGCCTGTTCGCGGCCCTGTCCGTGGTCGGCCTGCGGAAGGGCAGCCCCCGGACGGCCAAGGCGTGCATGGCGGTCACCCTGGCCCTGGCCTGCTGCTTCCTGGTCATCAAGTATTTCGAGTGGTCCCACAAGATTCACGCGGGCATCTACCCCGGCGGGGAGACGCTCATCCAGTGGGAGCCGGGCAAGCAGGCCTTCTTCTCCCTCTACTATACCATGACCGGCCTGCACGGCCTGCACGTGATCATCGGCATGGGCGTGTTCCTGTGGGTCTGGACCCGCATGGCGGCGGGCGCCTGCACCCCGGATCACTTCGTGGCCCTGGAGAACGCCGGGCTGTACTGGCACCTGGTGGACCTCATCTGGATCTACCTCTTTCCGCTCTATTACCTTATCACCTAG
- a CDS encoding methyl-accepting chemotaxis protein — MGIKWKLLLITGLPVSAILIIFAVGLTSFSILDSHMAMVNGLQTDQATLINADRDAYQAQAAIEQAQQAASQEALNKDKADCAENMQQTWERITGPAANFTPDMDKDFSDFKSNFQAWENNNRSILALTTETLAANLTRNEAEQAALASFDAMREIVNQLGETAENRLKSPLLPETERLRAEEALGLILNADRDAYQAYVAQLLIIRSLDPAQIKAQADAFTENLEQTRDRVTRGARLLGPEGQRLESSFLSMLDTWAAHSRQVVDLSTANADKNLRRITQLNESMKAFAAMRSSIDRLGQLEVTRVETQMAELGAVVQRTIWIYVAISALFILASVILTLVFSTRLAAVMKRAARVAESLAGGDFTVHLDVNRGDEIGQLAKAIGAMIDKLRAIVFDVQDSASNVAAISEELAGSSQSMSQGATQQAAAVEEVSASMEEMSSSISQNSEGASKTGGIAMRTAEEARQGGEAVRRTVEAMTQIAEKISIIEEIARQTNLLALNAAIEAARAGEQGKGFAVVAAEVRKLAERSGTAAAEIGELSAASVDVAARAGKMLDSIVPNIEETAELIQEISAASNEQNAGASEINSALQQLDSVVQTNAGSSEEIASTAEELSSHAMRLETTMAFFNLGQEAGFRPAGPAPAGTRSGSRPAALPKGADRSAVPEPVQGLDMDMGDGNDAFERF, encoded by the coding sequence ATGGGCATCAAATGGAAGCTGCTTTTGATCACCGGCCTGCCGGTGTCCGCCATCCTGATCATATTCGCCGTTGGGCTGACCAGCTTCAGCATCCTCGATTCGCACATGGCCATGGTCAACGGCCTGCAAACGGATCAGGCCACCCTGATAAACGCCGACCGCGACGCCTACCAGGCCCAGGCGGCCATCGAGCAGGCCCAACAGGCCGCCTCCCAGGAGGCCCTGAACAAGGACAAGGCGGACTGCGCCGAGAACATGCAGCAGACCTGGGAACGGATCACCGGCCCGGCCGCGAACTTCACCCCGGACATGGACAAGGACTTCTCCGACTTCAAGAGCAACTTCCAGGCCTGGGAAAACAACAACAGGTCAATCCTCGCCCTGACCACCGAGACCCTGGCCGCCAACCTGACCCGAAACGAGGCGGAACAGGCGGCCCTGGCCTCCTTCGACGCCATGCGCGAGATCGTCAACCAACTCGGCGAGACCGCCGAAAACCGCCTGAAAAGCCCCCTGCTGCCCGAGACTGAACGGCTGCGCGCCGAGGAGGCCCTCGGCCTGATCCTCAACGCCGACCGCGACGCCTACCAGGCCTACGTGGCCCAGCTCCTGATCATCCGCAGCCTCGACCCCGCACAGATCAAGGCGCAGGCCGACGCGTTCACCGAGAACCTGGAGCAGACCCGCGACCGCGTGACCAGGGGCGCCAGGCTCCTCGGCCCCGAGGGGCAGCGCCTGGAATCCTCGTTCCTGTCCATGCTCGACACCTGGGCCGCCCACAGCCGCCAGGTGGTGGACCTGTCCACGGCCAACGCCGACAAGAACCTCCGGCGGATCACCCAGCTGAACGAGAGCATGAAGGCCTTCGCGGCCATGCGCTCCTCCATCGACCGCCTCGGCCAGCTGGAAGTGACCCGCGTCGAGACGCAAATGGCCGAACTCGGAGCGGTGGTGCAGCGGACCATCTGGATCTACGTGGCCATCTCGGCCCTGTTCATTCTGGCCTCGGTGATCCTGACCCTGGTCTTCTCCACCCGGTTGGCCGCCGTCATGAAGCGGGCCGCTCGGGTGGCCGAGTCCCTGGCCGGTGGCGACTTCACCGTACACCTGGACGTGAACCGCGGGGATGAGATCGGCCAGCTGGCCAAGGCCATCGGGGCGATGATCGACAAGCTCCGGGCCATCGTCTTCGACGTCCAGGACTCGGCCTCCAACGTGGCCGCCATCTCCGAGGAGCTGGCCGGCTCGTCCCAGTCCATGAGCCAGGGGGCCACCCAGCAGGCCGCCGCCGTGGAGGAGGTGTCGGCCTCCATGGAGGAGATGTCCTCGAGCATCAGCCAGAACTCCGAGGGCGCCTCCAAGACCGGAGGAATCGCCATGCGCACCGCCGAAGAGGCCCGCCAGGGCGGCGAGGCCGTGCGCCGGACCGTGGAGGCCATGACCCAGATCGCGGAAAAGATCTCCATCATCGAGGAGATCGCCCGGCAGACCAACCTGCTGGCCCTCAACGCGGCCATCGAGGCCGCGCGGGCGGGCGAGCAGGGCAAGGGGTTCGCCGTGGTCGCGGCCGAGGTGCGCAAGCTGGCCGAACGCAGCGGCACCGCCGCCGCCGAGATCGGCGAGCTGTCCGCCGCCAGCGTGGACGTGGCCGCCCGCGCGGGGAAGATGCTCGACTCCATCGTCCCGAACATCGAGGAGACCGCCGAACTGATCCAGGAGATCTCGGCGGCCAGCAACGAGCAGAACGCGGGCGCCTCCGAGATCAACTCCGCCCTCCAGCAGCTCGACTCCGTGGTCCAGACCAACGCGGGCTCCTCGGAGGAGATCGCCTCCACGGCCGAGGAGCTGTCCTCCCATGCCATGCGGCTCGAAACGACCATGGCCTTCTTCAACCTCGGCCAGGAAGCCGGGTTCCGGCCCGCCGGACCGGCCCCGGCCGGGACCAGATCCGGATCGCGGCCCGCAGCCCTGCCCAAGGGCGCCGACCGAAGCGCGGTCCCCGAACCCGTCCAGGGTCTGGACATGGACATGGGCGACGGGAACGACGCCTTCGAGCGGTTCTGA
- a CDS encoding c-type cytochrome: protein MKKLLIALTVVFCFGVTAAFAVDGGELYKKRCANCHRDGTESSPSGGGAVLKGQSAKEIEMKLTGYQNGTYGGAKKKTMERMVSKFTADDIKALADYIGSL, encoded by the coding sequence ATGAAGAAACTGCTGATTGCGTTGACTGTCGTGTTTTGCTTCGGCGTGACCGCCGCCTTTGCCGTGGACGGCGGTGAACTGTACAAGAAACGGTGTGCGAACTGCCACCGCGACGGTACCGAATCCTCCCCGTCGGGCGGCGGCGCGGTCCTGAAGGGACAGTCCGCCAAGGAGATCGAGATGAAGCTCACGGGCTACCAGAACGGCACCTACGGCGGGGCCAAGAAGAAGACCATGGAACGCATGGTCTCCAAGTTCACCGCCGACGACATCAAGGCCCTGGCCGACTACATCGGTTCCCTCTAG
- the ctaD gene encoding cytochrome c oxidase subunit I, translating into MTTDAVNAGFMAPGGGSWVREWLFTVDHKRIGMLYLWCITAFFVVGVCLGMLIRLELFWPGKDFIDQQTYNAVFTLHGVIMIFIVVIPSIPAAFGNIFLPLQLGAEDVAFPRLNMFSFWLYVIGGATALVSLFTGGGAPDTGWTFYVPFSAVTTTNVSVAVAGVFILGFSSILTGLNFIVTIHRLRAPGLTWTRLTLFAWALYATAWIQVLATPILSITVVLIVVERLLGMGIFDPARGGDPILYQHLFWIYSHPAVYIMILPAMGVVSDIIPVFCRKSIFGYKTIVGSSLAIAFAGSLVWAHHMFVSGMSDTAVMVFSFLTFIVAVPSAIKVFNWLSTMYKGSIRLEPPLVFALGFILLFAMGGITGLVLGSAGTDMHVHDTYFVVGHFHYVIFGGTGFGMFAAIHYWFPKMYGRMYNRRLATTAALILIVGLNGLYFPMYLLGLEGMPRRYYDYLPQFTSLHQLSTYGSWITFVGLALMLGNLIHSRYRGEPVGRNPWKAATLEWTLPSPPPTHNFDTEPVVTHGPYDFSEARDDDGA; encoded by the coding sequence ATGACGACGGACGCGGTGAACGCGGGGTTCATGGCACCGGGGGGCGGGTCCTGGGTCCGCGAGTGGCTGTTCACCGTTGACCACAAACGCATCGGCATGCTCTACCTGTGGTGCATCACGGCCTTCTTCGTGGTCGGCGTGTGCCTCGGCATGCTCATCCGGCTGGAGCTCTTCTGGCCGGGCAAGGACTTCATCGACCAGCAGACCTACAACGCGGTCTTCACCCTGCACGGGGTGATCATGATCTTCATCGTGGTCATCCCCTCCATCCCGGCGGCCTTCGGGAACATCTTCCTGCCCCTGCAGCTGGGGGCCGAGGACGTGGCCTTCCCCCGGCTGAACATGTTCTCCTTCTGGCTCTACGTCATCGGCGGGGCCACGGCGCTCGTCTCGCTGTTCACCGGCGGGGGCGCGCCCGACACGGGCTGGACCTTCTACGTGCCGTTCTCGGCGGTGACCACCACCAACGTGTCCGTGGCCGTGGCCGGGGTGTTCATCCTCGGCTTCTCGTCCATCCTCACGGGGCTGAATTTCATCGTCACCATCCACCGGCTGCGCGCGCCGGGGCTGACCTGGACCCGGCTGACCCTGTTCGCCTGGGCCCTGTACGCCACGGCCTGGATTCAGGTCCTGGCCACGCCCATCCTGTCCATCACCGTGGTCCTGATCGTGGTCGAGCGGCTGCTCGGCATGGGCATCTTCGACCCGGCGCGGGGCGGGGACCCGATCCTCTACCAGCACCTCTTCTGGATCTACTCCCACCCGGCGGTGTACATTATGATCCTGCCCGCCATGGGGGTCGTCTCGGACATCATCCCGGTCTTCTGCCGCAAGTCCATCTTCGGCTACAAGACCATCGTGGGCTCGTCCCTGGCCATCGCCTTCGCGGGCTCCCTGGTCTGGGCGCACCACATGTTCGTGTCCGGCATGTCCGACACGGCGGTCATGGTCTTCTCCTTCCTGACCTTCATCGTGGCCGTGCCCTCGGCCATCAAGGTCTTCAACTGGCTGTCCACCATGTACAAGGGGTCCATCCGGCTGGAGCCGCCGCTGGTCTTCGCGCTCGGCTTCATCCTGCTCTTCGCCATGGGCGGCATCACCGGCCTGGTGCTCGGCTCCGCGGGCACGGACATGCACGTCCACGACACCTACTTCGTGGTCGGCCATTTCCACTATGTCATCTTCGGCGGCACGGGCTTCGGCATGTTCGCCGCCATCCACTACTGGTTCCCCAAGATGTACGGCAGGATGTACAACCGCAGGCTGGCGACCACGGCGGCCCTGATCCTGATCGTCGGCCTGAACGGGCTGTACTTCCCCATGTACCTGCTCGGCCTGGAGGGCATGCCCCGGCGCTATTACGACTACCTGCCGCAGTTCACCTCCCTGCACCAGCTGTCCACCTACGGCTCGTGGATCACCTTCGTGGGGCTCGCGCTCATGCTCGGGAACCTGATCCATTCGCGCTACCGGGGCGAGCCCGTGGGCCGCAACCCGTGGAAGGCGGCCACCCTGGAGTGGACCCTGCCGTCCCCGCCGCCCACGCACAACTTCGACACCGAGCCGGTGGTCACCCACGGGCCCTACGACTTCAGCGAAGCGAGGGACGATGACGGCGCATAG
- a CDS encoding SCO family protein, whose product MRFTIPSLLLVVLLVAPCWATGGTDGMPRDASAQSSDHAGHADRTMTGQPVDAPHDHAKMMAEAEAEAPEAPVGIVEHLGAQLPDVPFVDAAGNRVSLPELADVPLLLLPVYYRCPDVCSLLQGSLASILPEVKLTPGKELKVVSLSFDPHETVKDAARAKRNYTAIAGAAWPAEDWSFLTGDEASIKATLAALGFTVRRQGGLWAHPVAAIAVAPGGKVVRYLYGSTFLPFDITMAGAEAAQGKTGLSVKRLLSFCYNYDPQGRRYVFDILRVSGFTIVGFVAVFLAWLLLGGRKRKRR is encoded by the coding sequence ATGCGCTTCACGATTCCGTCGCTGCTGCTCGTCGTCCTGCTGGTCGCCCCGTGCTGGGCGACCGGCGGGACCGACGGCATGCCCCGTGACGCGTCCGCACAGTCGTCGGACCACGCGGGCCATGCGGACCGGACCATGACCGGGCAGCCCGTGGACGCCCCGCACGACCACGCCAAGATGATGGCCGAGGCCGAGGCCGAAGCCCCGGAAGCGCCTGTGGGCATCGTGGAGCACCTCGGCGCGCAGCTGCCGGACGTGCCCTTCGTGGACGCCGCAGGCAACCGGGTGAGCCTGCCGGAGCTGGCCGACGTGCCGCTCCTCCTCCTGCCCGTCTACTACCGCTGCCCGGACGTGTGCAGCCTGCTCCAGGGCTCGCTGGCCTCCATCCTGCCGGAGGTCAAGCTGACGCCCGGCAAGGAACTCAAGGTGGTCTCCCTGAGCTTCGACCCGCACGAGACGGTCAAGGACGCGGCCCGGGCCAAGCGCAACTACACGGCCATCGCGGGCGCGGCCTGGCCGGCCGAGGACTGGAGCTTCCTGACCGGGGACGAGGCCTCCATCAAGGCCACCCTGGCGGCCCTGGGCTTCACCGTGCGCAGGCAGGGCGGGCTGTGGGCCCACCCAGTGGCGGCCATCGCCGTGGCGCCCGGCGGCAAGGTGGTCCGCTACCTGTACGGTTCCACCTTCCTGCCCTTCGACATCACCATGGCCGGGGCCGAGGCGGCCCAGGGCAAGACCGGCCTGTCCGTGAAGCGGCTGCTCTCGTTCTGCTACAACTACGATCCCCAGGGGCGGCGCTACGTCTTCGACATCCTGCGCGTGTCCGGGTTCACCATCGTCGGGTTCGTGGCCGTCTTCCTGGCCTGGCTGCTGCTCGGCGGCAGGAAAAGGAAGAGGCGCTAG